The following coding sequences lie in one Metallumcola ferriviriculae genomic window:
- a CDS encoding acetyl-CoA C-acyltransferase, with the protein MQEAVIVSGVRTAVGRAPRGTLKNYRPEDMGAQVINEAISRAQGLKPEEIDDIVVGCSFPEGEQGMNMGRILALRAGLPETVPGFTINRFCSSGLQSIAIAAEKIMVGWADVVIAGGVESMSQVPMGGNKIAPNPYLMEHYPSAYLGMGLTAENVAQRYDISREQQDEFAVRSHQRAAAAIKEGRFKDEILPLQLPIKEMVGNKVVEKTITFDTDEGVRPNTSMEILAKLRPAFHVKGSVTAGNSSQTSDAAAALVVMSREKADKLGLKPLGVFRSFAVGGVHPDEMGIGPVVAIPKAVKLAGINIEDVDLFELNEAFASQSLYVVRELGIDIDKVNVNGGAIALGHPLGCTGSKLSVTLLNEMQRRDARYGVVTMCIGGGMGAAGVFERI; encoded by the coding sequence ATGCAAGAAGCTGTAATAGTCTCAGGTGTTCGAACTGCAGTTGGCAGGGCCCCTCGGGGTACTTTAAAGAACTATCGCCCTGAGGATATGGGTGCACAGGTGATTAATGAAGCCATTAGCCGTGCACAGGGATTAAAACCTGAAGAAATTGATGACATAGTTGTTGGTTGTTCTTTCCCCGAAGGTGAACAGGGAATGAACATGGGTAGAATACTGGCCCTGCGGGCAGGTTTGCCGGAAACTGTACCCGGTTTTACCATAAATAGATTTTGCTCTTCCGGGCTTCAGTCCATTGCCATTGCCGCGGAAAAAATCATGGTAGGCTGGGCAGATGTTGTGATAGCCGGTGGTGTGGAGAGTATGAGTCAGGTGCCCATGGGTGGTAATAAAATTGCTCCTAATCCGTATTTAATGGAGCACTATCCTTCGGCATATTTAGGCATGGGTCTTACCGCAGAAAATGTGGCTCAGCGATACGACATCAGTCGAGAACAGCAGGACGAATTTGCAGTGAGAAGCCACCAAAGGGCGGCAGCGGCCATTAAAGAGGGGCGCTTTAAGGACGAAATACTGCCTTTGCAATTGCCGATAAAAGAGATGGTAGGAAATAAGGTGGTAGAAAAGACAATTACCTTTGACACCGATGAAGGGGTCCGGCCGAATACCAGCATGGAAATATTGGCTAAGCTGCGCCCGGCATTTCATGTAAAAGGCAGTGTCACAGCAGGTAACTCTTCTCAGACCAGTGATGCCGCAGCTGCACTGGTGGTCATGTCCAGGGAAAAAGCTGATAAACTGGGCTTAAAGCCTTTAGGCGTATTTCGTTCTTTTGCTGTGGGCGGAGTGCATCCTGATGAGATGGGCATTGGTCCAGTAGTTGCCATTCCTAAGGCGGTTAAATTGGCCGGCATTAACATCGAAGATGTTGATTTATTTGAACTGAACGAAGCGTTTGCATCACAGTCACTCTATGTAGTGCGCGAGCTTGGTATTGATATTGACAAGGTCAATGTCAACGGCGGTGCTATTGCCTTGGGTCACCCGTTAGGGTGCACCGGCAGCAAGCTGTCGGTAACCCTGCTCAATGAAATGCAGCGCAGAGATGCAAGGTATGGCGTTGTTACCATGTGTATCGGCGGCGGTATGGGTGCAGCCGGTGTCTTCGAAAGAATATAA
- a CDS encoding DUF1540 domain-containing protein, translating to MNIGPQVKCQVNTCVHWIKDLCAAGNIDILYEEEGKMAQQQEQTECKTFYKKRGLANFIGGMDNVNWLGMAKEYVMPGQQMSPSVTCIVSSCKYWAQGDLCNAQEIDITGIDARECQDTDCSTFVDR from the coding sequence TTGAATATTGGACCTCAGGTAAAATGCCAGGTAAACACCTGCGTTCACTGGATTAAAGATTTATGTGCGGCCGGAAATATCGATATTTTGTATGAAGAAGAGGGAAAAATGGCCCAGCAACAGGAGCAGACCGAGTGTAAAACATTTTATAAAAAGCGCGGCTTGGCTAATTTCATCGGTGGTATGGATAACGTAAATTGGCTGGGCATGGCCAAGGAATATGTAATGCCCGGGCAGCAGATGAGCCCTTCCGTTACTTGTATAGTAAGCAGCTGTAAATATTGGGCTCAGGGAGACCTATGTAATGCCCAAGAGATTGATATCACAGGTATTGATGCCAGAGAATGTCAAGATACCGACTGCAGCACCTTCGTGGACCGTTAG
- a CDS encoding acyl-CoA dehydrogenase family protein, whose amino-acid sequence MSGEFVKGGSFIIDGAKPQDVFTPEDFTEEHKMIAETAASFVAGEVEPNLDDLEAQKEGLMPELLRKAAELGLLGADVPEDFGGMELDKISSMLITENLVRGGSFSLGHGAHTGIGSLPIVFFGNRAQKEKYLPALASGEKFAAYALTEPGAGSDALSAKSKAVLSEDGKYYILNGAKQFITNAGFADVFVTYAKIDGEKFTSFIVDADSEGLSLGVEEKKLGIKGSSTRSVIFEDVKVPVENVLYGIGKGHVVAFNILNIGRYKLALGCIGSSKIALEYAVKYANERKQFNVPISSFGLIKEKIGMMAAKIYASESMAYRSGGLIDDILHGIDMNADDAGLKAAEGISEYAIECSINKIHGSEVLDFCSDETLQIYGGYGYTQEYPAERFYRDSRINRIFEGTNEINRLIIPGTLLRKAMKGELPLLAAAQKLMGELMTPSMPVEDGSYLGEQKQIVEKAKKMVLMVAGTAAQKYGDKLQHQQEILGRAADMIVEVFAMESALLRTLKAYEKDGEEATAAKKALTEAYINDAIGKMELWAKEALAAVEDGDMLRTQLAALRKLSRYTPINSVKVKREVADRVIKAEKYIV is encoded by the coding sequence ATGTCTGGAGAGTTTGTCAAGGGCGGTAGTTTTATAATTGATGGGGCGAAACCCCAAGATGTATTTACCCCGGAGGATTTCACCGAAGAACATAAGATGATTGCCGAAACCGCCGCCAGTTTTGTGGCGGGCGAGGTGGAACCGAATCTGGATGATTTAGAAGCACAAAAAGAAGGCTTGATGCCGGAATTATTACGCAAGGCTGCGGAATTGGGTCTTTTAGGTGCTGATGTGCCCGAGGATTTCGGTGGGATGGAGCTTGATAAAATCAGTTCCATGCTTATTACTGAAAACCTTGTTCGTGGTGGCTCCTTCAGTTTGGGTCACGGTGCCCACACAGGTATCGGCAGCTTGCCAATCGTCTTTTTCGGCAATCGTGCCCAAAAAGAGAAATACCTTCCGGCATTGGCCAGCGGCGAGAAGTTTGCTGCATACGCCCTTACGGAGCCGGGCGCCGGTAGTGATGCTTTGTCTGCTAAGAGTAAGGCTGTTCTCTCTGAAGACGGCAAGTATTATATCTTAAACGGTGCTAAACAGTTTATTACTAATGCTGGTTTTGCCGATGTCTTTGTTACTTATGCTAAGATTGACGGTGAGAAGTTTACTTCATTTATTGTCGATGCTGACAGCGAAGGCCTTTCCTTGGGTGTTGAAGAAAAAAAGCTGGGCATCAAGGGTTCATCCACTCGTAGTGTAATCTTTGAGGACGTCAAGGTGCCGGTGGAGAATGTACTTTACGGAATCGGTAAAGGCCATGTAGTTGCTTTTAATATTTTAAACATTGGCCGCTACAAACTGGCCCTGGGCTGCATCGGCTCTTCCAAGATTGCCTTAGAATACGCTGTAAAGTATGCTAATGAGCGTAAGCAGTTTAACGTACCTATATCATCGTTTGGCTTGATTAAGGAAAAAATCGGGATGATGGCCGCAAAGATTTATGCATCTGAAAGTATGGCTTATCGCAGCGGCGGTCTTATTGATGACATACTTCACGGTATTGATATGAACGCTGACGATGCCGGGCTGAAGGCCGCGGAAGGCATTTCCGAGTACGCCATTGAGTGTTCTATTAATAAGATTCACGGTTCTGAGGTGTTAGATTTCTGTAGTGATGAAACACTTCAGATATACGGCGGCTATGGTTATACTCAAGAATATCCGGCGGAGCGCTTCTATCGTGACTCTCGTATCAATCGGATTTTTGAAGGTACTAACGAAATCAATCGGTTGATTATTCCCGGAACTTTATTAAGAAAAGCCATGAAGGGTGAGCTGCCGCTCTTGGCCGCAGCTCAAAAGCTGATGGGGGAACTGATGACACCCAGCATGCCGGTAGAAGATGGCTCCTATTTAGGAGAACAAAAGCAAATCGTCGAAAAGGCAAAGAAGATGGTGCTGATGGTAGCGGGAACCGCTGCACAAAAGTATGGTGATAAGCTGCAGCACCAGCAGGAAATTCTCGGCCGGGCCGCAGATATGATTGTAGAAGTATTTGCGATGGAAAGTGCCCTGCTTCGTACATTAAAAGCTTATGAAAAAGACGGAGAGGAAGCTACTGCCGCCAAGAAAGCACTGACAGAAGCTTATATCAACGATGCCATTGGCAAGATGGAACTGTGGGCCAAGGAGGCTTTGGCCGCAGTGGAAGATGGCGATATGCTGCGTACTCAGCTTGCCGCCCTAAGAAAACTTTCCCGCTACACGCCGATAAACAGTGTAAAAGTCAAGCGGGAAGTTGCCGATAGGGTAATTAAAGCAGAGAAATATATAGTATAA
- a CDS encoding 3-hydroxyacyl-CoA dehydrogenase/enoyl-CoA hydratase family protein — MNMQIKSAAVLGAGIMGSTIAAHLANVGIPTYLLDIVPRELTEKEKSQGLTMESPAVRNRLAAGGKQALLKAKPAPLYSKTDVELINVGNFEDDLKVLGEVDWIIEVVVENLAIKKKLFARVDEYRKPGTIVSSNTSGISINAMIEDMPQEFKEHFLGTHFFNPPRYMKLLEIIPAKETKQEVVDFMMHFGERVLGKGVVLAKDTPNFIANRIGTYGLIATAKEMQERGLSISQVDAITGPAMGRPKSASFRTLDMVGLDTFVHVANNVVENTDSAEEKAAFDVPKFMLDMVDKKWLGDKSGQGFYRKERTPKGKQILEIDYNSMDYKPKEKAGFASLEAAKAAPGSSVDKLKMLIYGKDEAAKFAWETAKKALLYTAAKIPEIADDIVSIDKAMKWGFNWKMGPFETWDAIGVEKSVERMKQDGEDLPPLVEKLLAKGYKSFYKKDEGRLYYFDLESGGYKPTIEKPEIIQLKEMKKADKVIKANSGASLIDMGDGVACLEFHSPNNAIGADIVQMINYAVEEVEKNYEGLVVGNQGKNFCVGANLMLLLMEAQDDNWDDINFIVKGFQDACMTLKYSQKPVVAAPFAMTLGGGCEVMLGSHRVRAAAETYIGQVESGVGLIPGGGGNKEVLIRYTEGVTDPKADLQPYVNKAFEMIAMSKVATSAKEAQDMNLLRDTDKITVNQDYLLYDAKQTVLAMAQEGFEPLRPKKLRVVGETGYAALKLGAYTMREGGFISAHDEKIANKISYVLTGGSVPANTLVTEQYLLDLEREAFLSLCGEPKSQERMMHMLKTGKPLRN; from the coding sequence ATGAATATGCAGATTAAGAGTGCAGCGGTATTAGGAGCAGGCATAATGGGTAGTACCATAGCGGCGCACCTGGCGAATGTGGGTATTCCAACATATTTGCTGGATATCGTGCCCAGGGAACTGACAGAGAAAGAAAAGTCTCAGGGTCTTACTATGGAAAGTCCTGCCGTACGTAATCGCCTGGCAGCCGGTGGTAAACAGGCACTACTAAAGGCTAAGCCTGCACCGCTCTACAGTAAGACGGATGTTGAATTAATAAATGTGGGTAACTTTGAAGATGACTTAAAGGTTTTGGGTGAAGTTGATTGGATCATTGAGGTTGTAGTGGAAAATTTGGCTATCAAGAAAAAACTATTTGCCAGGGTTGATGAGTACCGCAAACCCGGTACTATCGTAAGTTCCAATACTTCCGGTATTTCTATCAATGCAATGATTGAGGATATGCCGCAGGAATTTAAAGAACATTTCCTCGGAACTCATTTCTTCAACCCACCGCGGTACATGAAGCTTTTAGAGATTATTCCTGCCAAGGAAACTAAGCAGGAAGTAGTAGACTTCATGATGCATTTTGGCGAGCGGGTACTCGGCAAAGGTGTTGTCTTGGCTAAGGACACCCCAAACTTTATTGCCAACCGCATCGGTACTTATGGCTTGATTGCTACCGCCAAGGAAATGCAAGAAAGAGGGCTGAGCATATCCCAGGTTGACGCAATCACCGGCCCGGCTATGGGTAGACCCAAGAGTGCGTCTTTCCGAACTTTAGACATGGTGGGTCTGGATACCTTTGTCCATGTGGCTAATAATGTGGTGGAAAACACGGACAGCGCGGAAGAAAAGGCAGCTTTTGACGTACCGAAATTTATGCTTGATATGGTGGATAAAAAGTGGTTGGGCGATAAGAGCGGTCAAGGGTTTTACCGTAAGGAAAGAACGCCTAAGGGTAAGCAAATTTTAGAAATTGATTACAACTCTATGGACTATAAGCCCAAGGAAAAGGCCGGGTTCGCTTCATTGGAAGCTGCTAAAGCCGCACCGGGAAGCAGTGTAGATAAGTTGAAGATGCTGATATACGGTAAAGATGAAGCAGCGAAGTTTGCTTGGGAGACCGCTAAGAAAGCGCTGCTTTACACTGCGGCTAAGATACCCGAGATCGCCGATGATATAGTCAGTATTGATAAAGCGATGAAGTGGGGCTTTAATTGGAAGATGGGACCATTCGAAACATGGGATGCCATTGGTGTTGAAAAGTCCGTAGAGCGAATGAAGCAGGATGGAGAGGATTTGCCGCCACTTGTTGAAAAACTCTTGGCAAAAGGGTATAAGTCCTTTTATAAGAAGGATGAAGGCAGGTTATATTATTTCGATTTAGAGAGCGGCGGCTATAAGCCAACTATCGAAAAGCCTGAAATCATCCAATTGAAAGAAATGAAAAAGGCAGATAAAGTTATCAAGGCTAATTCCGGTGCCAGCCTTATCGATATGGGCGACGGCGTTGCATGTCTTGAGTTCCATTCTCCTAATAACGCCATTGGTGCCGATATAGTGCAGATGATTAACTACGCTGTGGAAGAAGTGGAGAAGAACTATGAAGGGTTGGTAGTCGGTAATCAAGGCAAAAATTTCTGTGTCGGTGCAAACTTGATGCTTTTATTAATGGAAGCTCAGGATGACAATTGGGACGATATTAACTTCATTGTTAAAGGATTTCAGGACGCCTGTATGACATTGAAATATAGCCAAAAACCTGTGGTAGCGGCACCTTTCGCTATGACCTTAGGCGGCGGCTGTGAAGTAATGCTTGGAAGTCACCGGGTGAGAGCGGCTGCAGAAACTTATATTGGCCAAGTTGAGAGCGGCGTTGGTCTTATCCCCGGCGGCGGTGGCAACAAAGAGGTGCTTATACGCTACACCGAAGGAGTAACTGACCCCAAAGCGGACCTGCAGCCATATGTAAATAAAGCATTTGAAATGATTGCCATGAGTAAGGTTGCCACCAGTGCTAAGGAAGCTCAAGATATGAACCTGCTTCGGGACACTGATAAGATTACCGTAAATCAAGATTACCTGCTTTACGATGCCAAGCAGACCGTCCTCGCTATGGCTCAGGAAGGATTTGAACCGCTGCGTCCAAAGAAGCTGCGCGTGGTGGGCGAGACGGGTTATGCTGCTCTTAAGCTTGGTGCCTATACGATGAGAGAAGGCGGTTTCATCAGCGCACATGATGAAAAAATTGCCAACAAGATATCTTACGTCTTAACTGGCGGGTCCGTACCGGCTAATACATTGGTTACTGAACAATATCTGCTGGATCTCGAGCGGGAAGCATTCTTAAGTCTTTGCGGTGAGCCAAAATCTCAAGAGCGGATGATGCACATGTTGAAAACCGGGAAACCGTTGAGGAATTAA